A single window of Onychomys torridus chromosome 8, mOncTor1.1, whole genome shotgun sequence DNA harbors:
- the LOC118589479 gene encoding olfactory receptor-like protein I9: MTRRNQTVISQFLLLGLPIPPEHQHLFYALFLAMYLTTVLGNLIIIVLILLDSHLHTPMYLFLSNLSFSDLCFSSVTMPKLLQNMQSQDPSIPYAGCLAQMYLFIIFGAMESFLLVVMAYDRYVAICFPLHYTTIMSLKLCVSLVVLSWVLSTLHAMLHTLLMARLSFCEDNVISHYFCDMSTLLKLACSNTHDNELAIFIFGGPIVVLPFLLIIVSYAKVVSFIFKVPSLQGIHKAFSTCGSHLSVVSLFYGPVIGLYLCPSAKNSAEKETVMSLMYTVVTPMLNPFIYSLRNRDVKGALERVICKKQIPSFL, encoded by the coding sequence ATGACGAGAAGGAACCAAACTGTaatctcccagttcctcctcctggGCCTGCCCATCCCCCCAGAGCACCAGCACCTGTTCTATGCCCTGTTCCTGGCCATGTACCTCACCACTGTCCTGGGGAACCTCATCATCATCGTCCTCATTCTACTGGACTCCcatctccacacacccatgtacttgTTTCTCAGCAACTtgtccttctctgacctctgcttctcctctgtCACAATGCCCAAATTGCTGCAGAACATGCAGAGCCAGGACCCATCCATCCCCTATGCAGGCTGCCTGGCACAAATGTACTTGTTCATAATTTTTGGAGCCATGGAGAGTTTCCTTCTTGTagtcatggcctatgaccgctatgtggccatctgtttCCCCCTCCATTATACCACTATCATGAGTCTTAAGCTCTGTGTGAGTCTGGTGGTGCTGTCCTGGGTGCTGAGTACACTTCATGCCATGCTGCACACCCTGCTCATGGCAAGATTATCATTCTGTGAGGACAACGTGATTTCCCACTATTTCTGTGATATGTCTACTCTGCTGAAACTGGCTTGTTCTAACACTCATGATAATGAATTGGCGATATTTATCTTTGGAGGCCCTATAGTTGTActccctttccttctcatcaTTGTTTCCTATGCAAAAGTTGTCTCCTTCATCTTCAAGGTTCCTTCTTTACAAGGTATCCATAAAGCCTTTTCTACCTGTGGCTCCCACCTGTCTGTAGTGTCACTATTCTATGGGCCAGTCATTGGTCTCTACTTATGTCCTTCTGCTAAAAACTCTGCTGAGAAGGAGACTGTCATGTCTTTGATGTACACAGTGGTGACACCCATGCTGAACCCCttcatctacagcctgaggaacagaGATGTGAAGGGAGCATTAGAAAGAGTAATTTGCAAAAAGCAAATTCCCTCATTCCTATGA